Proteins encoded by one window of Aspergillus puulaauensis MK2 DNA, chromosome 4, nearly complete sequence:
- the PDA1 gene encoding pyruvate dehydrogenase (acetyl-transferring) subunit E1 alpha (BUSCO:EOG09262Q8D;~COG:C;~EggNog:ENOG410PFYV;~InterPro:IPR029061,IPR001017;~PFAM:PF00676;~go_function: GO:0016624 - oxidoreductase activity, acting on the aldehyde or oxo group of donors, disulfide as acceptor [Evidence IEA]) — MLFRTAWARQAAPLRRQAFAPLSRRSVTTDAASSHAENIPEDENKPFTVRLSDESFETYEIDPPPYTMEVTKKELKQMYYDMVAVRRMEMAADRLYKEKKIRGFCHLSSGQEAVAVGIEHAITREDKIITAYRCHGFALMRGGTVRSIIGELLGRREGIAYGKGGSMHMFAPNFYGGNGIVGAQVPVGAGLGFAQQYNEEPNTSIVLYGDGASNQGQVFESFNMAKLWNLPVLFGCENNKYGMGTSAARSSALTEYYKRGQYIPGIKVNGMDVLATKAAVKYGKDYAVAGNGPLVYEYVTYRYGGHSMSDPGTTYRSREEIQRMRSTNDPIAGLKQKILDWGVMAEEDLKGLDKTARAHVDEEVAIAENMALPESNSRILFEDIYVRGSEPRWMRGRTVDETFYY; from the exons ATGTTGTTCCGAACTGCGTGGGCTCGTCAGGCCGCGCCTCTGCGGCGTCAGGCATTTGCTCCCCTTTCCCGGCGATCGGTCACCACCGACGCCGCCTCGTCGCATGCTGAAAATATCCCAGAG GATGAGAACAAGCCGTTCACCGTCCGTCTTTCTGATGAGAGTTTCGAGACTTACGAGATCGACCCTCCTCCGTACACCATGGAAGTGACCAAGAAGGAGCTCAAGCAGATGTACTACGACATGGTCGCTGTTCG ACGTATGGAAATGGCCGCCGATCGCCTGTacaaggaaaagaagatcaGAGGTTTCTGCCACTTGTCGTCCGGTCAAGAAGCTGTCGCTGTCGGTATTGAGCACGCCATCACCCGCGAGGACAAGATTATCACTGCTTACCGATGCCACGGTTTCGCTCTGATGCGCGGTGGTACTGTTCGCTCAATCATCGGAGAGCTGCTCGGCCGCCGTGAGGGTATCGCTTACGGAAAGGGTGGTTCCATGCACATGTTCGCCCCCAACTTCTACGGTGGTAATGGTATCGTCGGTGCCCAGGTCCCCGTCGGTGCCGGTCTTGGTTTCGCCCAGCAGTACAACGAGGAGCCCAACACCAGTATCGTTCTGTACGGTGATGGTGCTTCCAACCAGGGTCAGGTTTTTGAATCCTTCAACATGGCTAAGCTCTGGAACCTTCCCGTCCTTTTCGGTTGCGAGA ACAACAAGTACGGTATGGGTACCTCCGCCGCTCGTTCCTCCGCCTTGACCGAGTACTACAAGCGCGGTCAATACATTCCCGGTATCAAGGTAAACGGTATGGATGTCCTCGCTACCAAGGCTGCCGTTAAGTACGGTAAGGACTACGCCGTCGCTGGCAACGGTCCCCTCGTTTACGAGTATGTCACCTACCGCTACGGTGGTCACTCCATGTCCGACCCCGGTACCACCTACCGTAGCCGTGAAGAAATCCAGCGCATGCGCAGCACCAACGACCCGATTGCGGGTCTCAAGCAGAAGATCCTTGACTGGGGTGTCATGGCTGAGGAAGACCTCAAGGGCCTGGACAAGACCGCTCGTGCCCAcgttgatgaggaggttgCTATTGCGGAGAACATGGCTCTCCCCGAGAGCAACTCCCGCATTCTTTTCGAAGACATCTACGTCCGCGGCAGCGAGCCCCGATGGATGAGGGGCCGCACTGTCGACGAGACTTTCTACTACTAG
- a CDS encoding uncharacterized protein (COG:S;~EggNog:ENOG410PWRB), which translates to MFTHWGTHPHSHGHHTQPHPHPHAHGPHHTPHHQAPAAVTSVSGTVPGAVSTGARLDLDSSPGPHSASPSQSPYQMSQMRWLPSVVSTRSHNHNPSLPTISSNLRMQHPHPAQQQHQQQHQAQAPVSMVVDTRPPAPQNAVVGPRVTQAAQQQQVVSVESEESDRSDSPGGTLGTRDVSGADALGESEFGGDPGQAGRGLERDGDIDMEVLAENGGGKGVGNGKMAHSNLATRKHGKRLTTKEEVFLFEICNRHAGDFGQRSNLCKWWMTVTMEFTRGQKHPYSWHSVRRKVELVTKQRMKFLEEQRDKGATEADDLSNPRWRAVVDTWIPTWQRWEEAEARRIEKRDSRRPRKRKWTITTPTSTTITTDQWDLPASSAPGSGPDAWRAPSSASSSPMVNHNHTPQQPNHHAPAAPSATPLSSTPVRLPPGFDTLFSSQPQAQTQAQPQTQTPPSASASTPFTSYTQRNNHQSNHNNPSTPSTTNPAPSTPDNTMMAAMLETLGKLNKHLDSNSNPNPNPASLLPNSTPTSNTEPPSSQHQPNMQDSNGGGNMDTHLQSLLSSPALSKLKEDMKTEMMGELRTEWDKERAVLEEKLDSVQRTQEMILDMLRQEPT; encoded by the coding sequence ATGTTCACTCACTGGGGCACCCACCCACACAGCCATGGCCACCACACacaacctcaccctcaccctcacgCCCACGGGCCACACCACACACCGCACCACCAAGCGCCGGCGGCGGTAACATCCGTCTCAGGAACAGTCCCGGGCGCTGTCTCGACAGGAGCAAGACTTGATCTCGACTCATCGCCAGGACCGCATAGCGCCTCGCCGTCGCAGTCTCCGTACCAGATGTCACAGATGCGCTGGCTGCCCAGCGTGGTTTCCACGCGCTCGCATAACCATAATCCGTCGCTGCCGACGATCTCGTCGAATTTGAGGAtgcagcatcctcatccggcgcagcaacaacatcaacaacagcatcaggCGCAGGCGCCGGTTTCAATGGTTGTTGACACCAGGCCGCCCGCGCCACAGAATGCGGTTGTTGGGCCGCGGGTAACTCAGGCggcgcagcaacaacaggtTGTGTCGGTGGAGAGTGAGGAGAGTGATCGGTCCGATAGTCCTGGAGGCACGCTGGGGACTAGGGATGTGAGCGGAGCGGATGCTTTAGGGGAGTCGGAGTTTGGAGGGGATCCCGGGCAGGCCGGAAGAGGTCTCgagagagatggagatatcgaTATGGAAGTTTTGGCAGAGAATGGAGGTGGGAAGGGTGTTGGTAATGGAAAGATGGCACACTCCAATCTTGCAACGCGGAAACATGGGAAACGGCTCACGACAAAGGAAGAGGTGTTTTTGTTCGAAATTTGTAACCGCCATGCTGGTGATTTCGGCCAACGCAGTAACCTCTGCAAATGGTGGATGACAGTCACTATGGAGTTCACGCGGGGCCAGAAACACCCGTATTCATGGCACTCTGTCCGACGGAAAGTCGAGCTTGTCACGAAACAGCGCATGAAGTTCCTGGAGGAACAGCGCGACAAGGGTGCCACTGAGGCAGACGACCTCTCGAACCCGCGATGGCGCGCCGTGGTCGATACTTGGATCCCGACATGGCAGCGCtgggaagaggcagaggccCGCCGTATCGAGAAACGAGACTCGAGGCGACCCAGGAAACGAAAGTGGACTATTACAACCCCTACAtcaacaaccatcaccaCAGATCAATGGGACTTGCCAGCTTCATCCGCACCCGGCTCCGGCCCTGATGCCTGGCGAGCACCGTCAAGCGCCAGTAGCAGCCCCATGGTGAACCACAACCACACACCTCAGCAGCCCAACCACCACGCTCCAGCCGCACCATCAGCAACACCTCTCTCCTCAACACCCGTCCGCCTCCCTCCAGGCTTCGACACCCTATTCTCTTCGCAACCACAGGCCCAGACCCAGGCCcaaccccaaacccaaacaccACCGTCCGCATCCGCATCAACCCCTTTCACCTCATACACCCAACGCAACAACCATCAGtccaaccacaacaacccctcaacaccaagcaCCACAAACCCTGCCCCCTCAACGCCAGACAACACAATGATGGCTGCTATGCTCGAAACACTAGGGAAACTAAACAAGCACCTCGATTCAAACTCAAACCCCAACCCTAACCCagcttccctcctcccaaacAGCACGCCAACCTCAAACACAGAACCCCCATCGTCGCAGCATCAGCCCAACATGCAAGACAGTAACGGTGGTGGGAATATGGATACCCACCTTCAGAGTCTTCTCTCGTCGCCAGCCCTCAGCAAACTGAAAGAAGATATGAAGACGGAAATGATGGGTGAGCTGCGGACGGAGTGGGATAAGGAGCGTGCGGTGTTGGAAGAAAAGCTTGATTCTGTGCAAAGAACGCAGGAGATGATTCTTGACATGCTGAGACAGGAACCGACTTGA
- the NAM9 gene encoding mitochondrial 37S ribosomal protein uS4m (BUSCO:EOG092651FJ;~COG:J;~EggNog:ENOG410PGZX;~InterPro:IPR036986,IPR022801,IPR002942,IPR018079, IPR005709;~PFAM:PF01479;~go_component: GO:0015935 - small ribosomal subunit [Evidence IEA];~go_function: GO:0003723 - RNA binding [Evidence IEA];~go_function: GO:0003735 - structural constituent of ribosome [Evidence IEA];~go_function: GO:0019843 - rRNA binding [Evidence IEA];~go_process: GO:0006412 - translation [Evidence IEA]), translating to MRNRATTKLSKPKIRQSWSKYNLYNLNRLRDPPTQMRTFFQQKWTAKSMARAYHGEQVRESQWTRMFSRRLRSVVPMNPWKLARDDGSGAAAGRGSGLDPLKPTVKSDVGPPTPYTNMTFAPLERRLDVAIFRALFASSARQARQFVLHGAVTVNGKKMRYPGYLLNPGDMFQVDTERVMFATGAPKDKFERREARVERKKAAKTEEAEGEGEGEEPKEPKENDTEVEAKDAEAEKLDTRETLKKLLTQAKTIMSKDKDDLAAKRKQELRGFQKAVRRVMSRAGSSQSVLTDNLETQFSELMKLLKATKIQDKGTKGTKNSKSESASPTESETKDAEEATESADSEKPTEALTEAFRQATQNPEGEVDTSELTEEEFDVLKRALVQMRNNPIDNTKPYATPWRPRDFMGAFAFIPRYLEVNQNICAAVYLRHPVARPGLSEVPTPFSERVSTGAFSWYLRRR from the exons ATGAGAAACAGGGCTACCACGAAGCTGAGCAAGCCG AAAATCCGGCAATCATGGAGCAAGTACAACCTGTATaacctcaaccgcctccGCGACCCCCCGACGCAAATGAGAACCTTCTTCCAGCAAAAATGGACGGCCAAGTCTATGGCCCGCGCGTATCACGGTGAACAGGTCCGCGAGAGTCAATGGACGCGCATGTTctcccgccgcctccgcagCGTCGTGCCTATGAATCCCTGGAAACTGGCGCGGGATGATGGATCGGGCGCGGCTGCTGGTCGAGGATCAGGCCTGGACCCCTTGAAACCGACTGTCAAGTCTGATGTGGGACCCCCGACGCCGTATACGAACATGACTTTTGCTCCGCTGGAGCGTCGGCTGGATGTTGCTATCTTCCGTGCTCTGTTTGCTAGCAGTGCGAGACAGGCGAGGCAATTTGTTCTGCATGGCGCTGTGACGGTTAATGGCAAGAAG ATGAGATACCCTGGTTACCTCCTTAACCCCGGCGATATGTTCCAGGTCGACACTGAACGTGTTATGTTTGCTACTGGTGCACCAAAAGACAAGTTCGAACGCCGGGAGGCTCGTGTTGAGCGGAAGAAGGCGGCTAAGACAGAGGAGgcagagggcgagggcgaaggTGAGGAGCCGAAGGAGCCCAAGGAAAACGACACGGAAGTCGAAGCCAAGGACGCCGAAGCCGAGAAGCTCGATACGCGCGagacgctgaagaagctcctCACCCAGGCCAAGACCATCATGTCGAAAGACAAGGACGACCTCGCCGCCAAACGCAAGCAGGAACTGCGTGGCTTCCAGAAGGCCGTTCGCCGAGTGATGTCGCGAGCCGGTAGCTCCCAATCAGTTCTGACCGATAACCTCGAGACCCAGTTCTCGGAGCTTATGAAGCTTCTCAAGGCTACAAAAATCCAGGATAAGGGTACCAAGGGAACCAAGAATTCCAAATCCGAATCCGCGTCTCCAACCGAGTCTGAGACTAAGGATGCCGAAGAGGCTACTGAATCCGCTGACAGCGAGAAGCCAACAGAGGCACTCACCGAGGCCTTCCGCCAAGCAACACAGAACCCAGAAGGAGAGGTGGACACATCAGAGCtgacggaggaggaattCGATGTGCTCAAGCGCGCCCTCGTCCAGATGCGCAACAACCCCATCGACAACACCAAGCCCTACGCTACACCCTGGCGGCCACGAGACTTCATGGGCGCTTTCGCTTTCATCCCCCGGTACCTAGAAGTCAACCAGAATATCTGTGCCGCCGTATACCTCAGACACCCAGTTGCTCGACCCGGACTTTCAGAGGTCCCGACGCCGTTCTCCGAAAGGGTATCGACCGGTGCCTTCTCCTGGTACCTGAGGCGGCGCTAG
- a CDS encoding putative DNA repair protein Rad26 (COG:L;~EggNog:ENOG410PJ9I;~InterPro:IPR022093;~PFAM:PF12331) yields MEDIDDDFFSDHGFDDIPPDALQQLEHDAFLATQLGQQTQERAELLPETRLNWAPRDVTDGYPQNEPTNAASATLQPPAQLHTGLTNDYGALDVGELDAEVFDDGLSPAVVLDKTGIFPDRPSHYAPDTIVLDEDEKGPVQTGGGLSVLSDLHKDHQLLEAKFQEENERYSRMESELANAKSMAESKTGEIAIIRSNQAKLVGDYERQLSNLRKAMAEELAKHKEEVEAAREEGKMLATENAFLKQDLAEEASRVNQMRAKARTEEKAAPVTPKKSKALPFRDGFNDEEILAASPSKSGKSKRTTPTMAGKKRRRTSRDSPTPLQLTPHGEAVGMDVADDVADEAMPDVVMDQPIPQRPSLKREPPNTHIMKQIMNHRTLPQKSDIEAMAELAFPSEPERTLSSILFEETTKHDLGNYAVEHMQAILSMWSRALQEKFFQPIPMFLEVTYFILALDASSILGLIDPLVLLLQETVEVNGVPRFKHSPYARQSFGQVRPTPPSELEPLVDSTEHVRMLYKIACRSLDDDRALEDFWRRIHYSFVLMMLSCSQPVRDVKLTLSLLMTSVRANSFGSIQESDQDQSANEQYIVDRVASLLCETLQPDEGQPPYTRVEICDMRLEAISFLMTVVFNPIVPADTHGSLVIASHPTTLAKLIRAMHDELNSLYSYPPERDMHSEMINELMRLIYNVIHRHPGEVDLQSKLQRISGGKQKFLVVMTRLAFSEGLVLEAGIEDVTVEMAHGILDDAVNPEEAEALLEAFPHAKWEDTEAKSAEKKDTEGKDTEMKD; encoded by the exons ACAGGAACGCGCGGAGCTTTTGCCAGAGACACGATTGAACTGGGCCCCGCGAGACGTTACCGATGGTTATCCCCAGAATGAGCCAACAAATGCCGCCAGTGCCACCCTCCAGCCACCTGCGCAGCTGCACACGGGGTTGACAAATGATTATGGAGCGCTGGATGTAGGGGAACTCGACGCGGAGGTATTCGATGATGGCCTTAGCCCTGCAGTCGTATTGGACAAAACTGGTATATTTCCCGACCGGCCGTCTCATTATGCCCCTGATACAATTGTATtagacgaggacgagaaagGCCCCGTGCAGACTGGAGGTGGATTGTCGGTTTTGTCTGATTTGCACAAGGATCACCAACTTCTCGAAGCCAAG TTTCAAGAAGAAAATGAGCGGTATTCTCGAATGGAGAGCGAGCTTGCCAACGCCAAATCCATGGCCGAATCGAAAACGGGTGAAATTGCTATCATCCGGTCAAACCAAGCGAAACTGGTCGGTGATTATGAACGGCAGCTATCTAATTTGCGAAAGGCTATGGCTGAGGAGCTGGCTAAGCATAaagaggaggtggaggcCGCACGCGAGGAGGGCAAAATGCTGGCTACGGAAAATGCGTTTTTGAAACAGGATCTTGCCGAAGAAGCGTCCAGGGTGAATCAAATGAGAGCAAAGGCACGTACAGAGGAGAAAGCCGCGCCGGTGACaccaaagaaatcaaagGCCCTACCTTTTCGAGACGGGTTCAACGACGAGGAAATTCTCGCAGCGTCTCCTAGCAAATCTGGAAAATCCAAACGCACGACGCCAACCATGGccggaaagaaaagaagaagaacaagcaGAGATAGTCCGACCCCTCTCCAGCTGACTCCCCATGGAGAGGCGGTTGGAATGGATGTCGCTGATGATGTGGCGGATGAGGCAATGCCAGATGTCGTAATGGACCAGCCCATACCTCAAAGGCCTTCGCTAAAGCGCGAACCTCCGAATACACATATCATGAAGCAGATTATGAACCATCGAACACTACCCCAAAAATCCGACATTGAAGCCATGGCCGAGTTAGCATTTCCCTCAGAACCGGAGCGGACACTGTCTAGCATCCTCTTTGAGGAAACAACGAAACATGACCTGGGCAACTATGCGGTGGAGCACATGCAGGCGATATTATCAATGTGGTCTCGAGCCCTACAAGAAAAGTTCTTTCAGCCCATACCGATGTTCTTGGAAGTCACATATTTCATACTTGCCCTTGAcgcctcttccatcttgGGTTTAATTGACCCTTTGGTACTTCTGCTACAGGAGACCGTTGAAGTCAACGGGGTTCCTCGTTTTAAACACTCTCCTTACGCGCGTCAGAGCTTTGGGCAGGTTcggccaactcctccatctgAGCTTGAACCGTTGGTGGATTCAACCGAGCACGTTCGAATGCTGTATAAAATAGCTTGCCGGAGTTTGGACGATGACCGGGCACTGGAGGACTTCTGGCGCCGTATCCACTACTCCTTcgtcttgatgatgttgagctGCTCGCAACCTGTCAGGGACGTCAAGTTAACGCTGAGTTTGCTCATGACCAGCGTCCGTGCTAATTCGTTCGGATCTATCCAGGAATCCGACCAGGACCAGAGTGCGAATGAACAATACATTGTTGATCGGGTAGCTAGCCTTCTATGCGAAACGCTGCAGCCGGATGAAGGTCAGCCTCCTTATACCCGGGTTGAGATCTGCGACATGCGGTTGGAGGCGATATCTTTTTTGATGACCGTGGTTTTCAATCCCATTGTACCGGCAGATACCCACGGTAGCCTTGTCATCGCATCACATCCCACAACATTGGCAAAACTGATCAGGGCAATGCATGATGAGCTGAACTCGCTCTATTCATACCCGCCCGAAAGAGATATGCACTCGGAGATGATAAACGAACTCATGCGCTTAATATATAATGTTATACACCGGCACCCAGGGGAAGTTGACCTACAGTCGAAACTCCAGCGGATCTCTGGCGGGAAACAGAAATtcctggtggtgatgacgcGACTCGCCTTTAGCGAAGGCTTAGTTCTCGAGGCGGGAATTGAAGACGTGACTGTAGAAATGGCGCATGGGATTCTTGACGACGCGGTGAACCCagaggaggcagaggcttTGCTTGAAGCGTTTCCACATGCAAAATGGGAGGACACAGAGGCAAAGAGcgcagagaagaaagatacGGAAGGGAAAGATACGGAGATGAAGGACTAG